The following is a genomic window from Mus musculus strain NOD/MrkTac chromosome 17 genomic contig, GRCm38.p6 alternate locus group NOD/MrkTac MMCHR17_NOD_IDD1.
aaaaagagagtgTGGCCTTCCCCCGCAGCACAGACCAGGCCCACCCCACAGGCAACCCACACTCACCTGCCACACTGAGGATGCTGGCACTTGTCGGGGACTCTGGAGGCCCCCCTGCACAGGTGCGTCCATCGAGACCCAGCACCAGGGGGTGTGGACAGCTGCACAAGAAGCTGCCCAGTGTGTTGAGGCAGCCATGAGAGCAGAGGGTAAGGCTGGCCCTGCATTCATCGACATCTAGTtaccagaaagagaagagagctcAAGGGGGCAGGCAGGATGCAGGGTGAGTGGGGCAGTCCCCATCTCAGCACCCACCCCCattgcccatgtgtgtgtgtgtgtatgtgtgtgacagggGGAGGGGGACCATCCTGCTCACCCACGTGGCAATGCTTTCCTCCCCAGCCTGGGGCACACTCGCACCAGTCTGGTCCAGTGCAGACACCTCCATTAAGACAAGGCTTGGAGCAGATGGCTGGGGTCCATTTGAGAAGACAGTTAAGACCCAGACACAGGGCCAGCTCCCAGCAAGCCTCCCACAGCCTGAAGTCCCAGCCTCCTCACCATCACAGGTGAGAGCTCCTGGGTGTGGCTTCTTCCAGCCCTGACAGCACACCACGTGTGTCTGTGGTACCTCCCGCCTCACCTCCCGCCAGGCCACACGGTATGTGGTCCTAGAACACAGAAGCAGGCTCATATCTGTAGGTACCCATCCTGGACTTGCCTCTTGGGGTCCCTTTGAGACCTGGGAGCCTTAGGGGCTTCACCTCTCACCTGTAGGTGCTACATATGCGCCTCCCCGCACACAGGGTCAGGTAGGGTTTGTACACCGGTTGACTATAGGACTCGTTGTAACGGAGAGGAACCAGCAGCGTCTGCTTGGAGCACACTCCCAAACTGTAGGCACAccagggaggaggagggtgtCGGGCCCTCAGCACCTCACACAGCTGAGACCAGGCGCccccctcccaccctggcatctCGCCTTCATTCTGAACTTTCAATTTTCTGT
Proteins encoded in this region:
- the Egfl8 gene encoding epidermal growth factor-like protein 8 precursor (The RefSeq protein has 2 substitutions compared to this genomic sequence); translated protein: MGLWAELCISLRGLSFFLVLMTGEGTRGGSFKESLGVCSKQTLLVPLRYNESYSQPVYKPYLTLCAGRRICSTYRTTYRVAWREVRREVPQTHVVCCQGWKKPHPGALTCDAICSKPCLNGGVCTGPDRCECAPGWGGKHCHVDVDECRASLTLCSHGCLNTLGSFLCSCPHPLVLGLDGRTCAGGPPESPTSASILSVAVREADSEEERALRWEVAELRGRLEKLEQWATQAGAWVRAVLPMPPEELRPEQVAELWGRGDRIESLSDQVLLLEERLGACACEDNSLGPSLRG